In Thalassococcus sp. S3, the sequence AGCACGCCCTCGGCGAAGCTGATGATATTGGCGCGCTGGAGCACGAAGACGCCCGGCTCGCCATCGGGCGCCCAGGCGATGAGCGACTGGATGATCTCGCGGATCAGCACGTCCACCTCCGCGAGCGCCCGGTCGCCGGTGCGCGATCCGCCACGCACGAAGAGCACGACGCCCACGAGATCGACCACGTCCTGGCGAAACGCGTTGACCTGGACGCTGGCGGCACCGCCCTGCAGCCCCAGGGGGACCACGAAAGCGGCCGGCGTCTGCTGGGGGGCGGCGCGATTGCGGATGACGTCGCTGAGGCCGGAGGCGGTCTCCACCCGGTGCCGCAGGGCCGGAACCTCCGCCTCGAGGCGCGCTTTGACAGGGGCCACCTGCATCAGATGAAGCCCTTGAGGCTGTCGGCCGTCATGGGCCGCTCGCGATCGGTGAGCTTCGCGCCGGTATCGCCCGTCGGTTCTGGCGTAACGCCTGCAATCGGAAGAGCGATTACGCCGTCCTTAATGTCCTCGAGCTTTTTTAGCGCCCTATCGTGATCTTTGTCGGCCTTCTCATCTGGCGTCGATCCGTGAAGATTGTAATAGGCGATGACTTCGGTAAGGCCCTTTATGATGGGCGGCACACTAGCCATCGGAAGCGCGTAACGCTTGGCGAGGTAGCCATCAATTAGGGCAGCTGCGTCGACAATCGCGGCGGCGACGGGGGCCGGGTCGATCTGATCGGTGGCCACCTCGCCGCGATCGGTCAGCCGCACCAGCTCGCGCGTGCCATATCGGGTCTCAAGATCGGCCTGGGTCGTGTAGGTCATGGCATCCTCCGGCGGTCAGAAACCGCGCGCTGCCCTGGGGGAGGAGCCGCCAGAACAGCGCGCGGCGGGGAACCGGCGGGCTGCCACCGCCGGGTTCAGTCGTCTTGGTCCACGTGGCAGCGCACCACATCGAGCTTGAGATCACCGTCCAGAGCGGTGACCTCCTGATCGGTCAGATCCGCCAGCCGCAGCACGCGCGCCTCACGGGTGAAATACAGCCCCGCGCGCCAGCGGCCCTGCTTCGGGCCGGTGACCTTCAGGCCATCCGGCTCATCGCCCGCCCCTGGCGCCGGCGCCGGCGTGGTGAGCTCGGTGAGACCCGGACCGGCCTCCTGAGCCGCTTGGTTGGCTTCGGCCGCCTCGGCGATCAGCGCGGCCAGCTTCTTGTTCGAGATGTTGGCGGGATATTGGAGGCCCAGGGTTTCGGCCTGGACCTCCAATGTCAGACGGGCTGCGGATTTGCGGGCCATCTCAGCGCGCCTTACGCGGCGAGCCAGGGCGTGACCATCAGCTCGGCCGTGCCCTTCCAGATGTTGGTCTCACCGGCCGCGTTGCGCTCCGCGTTCAGGATCTCCATGGCCTCGCCTTCAAGCGTCGGCGGCACCACGAGAAGATCCGGCATCAGACCCAGCGGGCGACCGTAATCGCCCTTCATGCCCATGATCGCCGCGCGTGCCGCCTTGTAATTGTCGGCGTTCAGCGTCTGGCGCGAGCCCCAGGACATTTGCCAGAAGCCGTAGCCGACATTGTAGCGAGCATCGATCCCGTAGCGGAATTCCTTCAGGTCGAAGACGTTGTCGTCGGTGACGCGATCCTTGGCCACGAACTCCGCCGCCTTGCGGGTCTGGAAGATGATCGGCTTGAGCGCCCGCTTCGTCGAGAGCAGGAACCAGGGCGTGCCGGCGCCACCATCGGTGTTGGCAACGGTGATGGTGGCGCCGTTCTCATCGAGCACCGGATGATCCGTATCGAAGAAATTCTGCCCGTCATAGCATTCGTTGGTGAAGCCATTTTGCAGGGCATCAAATACCATCTGGTTCGGGTGCGAGCGCGCACTTTCACCCATCTCGACAAAGAGGGGATCGTAGACACCCAGATTGTCATCATCGATATCGTCGCGATCGACGCCGATGGTCAGCTCGAAGGACTTGTTCTTGATGGCATAGTCATGCTCGGCGATGCCGTGGATGGTCCGCGCGCCGATCCATTCCGACATGTTGGGGATCTTACCCAGCCAGCCATACTTGTTCTCCTTGGTGGAGGAGGGCACGGTGGTCGCGATCCGCGCCATCTCGTTTTCCGCTTGGCCGAGGCCCCGGCGGAAAGATCCGTTGAAACCGACCCGGATGGCGTTCAGCGTTGCTGCGTTGATGATCATGAGAAGCTCTCCTTATGCGCTGGCGGCGAGGGCAAGCGCTTCGTCAAAGCGCACCCAGACCCCCAGGCTATCGACCATGTCGACGAAGCCCGCCGGCGAGCGCGATCCGGCATCGTCGGTCAGCGCCACCGTCTGGTCATCGACGATGTAGACAAGATCGCCGACATGGGCGGTTGTGATTTCATCCCCGCCGGCCGAATTGGCATAGCGGAACGTGCCGGGCTTGTACTTCACGGTCACGTCGCCATTGGCGCCGCCGGTATTGTTGACGCGCTCCTCGGAGCGGCCGACGCCCACCATGCCGGGCTGTGACGCACCTTCGGTCAGAAAGCCGTTGGCGTTGCGCATCACCAGCGCGCCGACATAGACCACCGCGTCGGATTTCGCGGGGCCGACACGCATCGGGCCAAGGGCCTCCGGCGTGTTGCGATCCTCTGTGAGAGCCGTCATTGTCCCTCATCCTCCTTCAGGATTTTTGCGTAGTCTTCCGGGCTCTGGCCCAGCATGGCCGCGACCTGCAGCTGCTCGGCATTCAGCGCCACCGTCTTGCCGTCCTTGGGCGCTCCGGTTGTGATCAGCGCACCGCCGAGCACCGGCATCGCGCCGATCAGATCCTCGGTGCGCTCCGGGTTCTCCATGTGGAGCGCGATATACTTGTCGCGCACCGTCTGGTTCAGCCCCGCGCGACCTTCCTTCATCGCATCATCGATGAAGCTTTCCGCCGCCTTGCGCTTGCCGCCTTCGGTCAGCGTTTTGAGCGTCGCGCCCATATCCTTGATCGAACTCTGCAGCGCCTTGATCGTGTCGGCATCGCCATCCGCGGTTGCTGCCATCGACTGCGCCGCCGTCACCAGGGCCGCGGTATCGCCGCCGGCCTCGACGCCCAGCACCGTGCCGATCTCATCGAGCTGGGATTGCGTGGCGACATTGCCGCCGATCTTGCCCACGGCCGAGAGGATCGCCTCTTCGGTCGCATCGTCCTTCAGGCCAAGCGTCTTGGCCAGCTTCTGCGTGAAGCTCATCTCCGGTTCCTCTGCATGAAGCGCGACCAGGCCGCGCAGGTTGGGGGTGTTCACGAGGCTCGCCCGCAAGAGGCGATGCAGCGTCTTTTCTTCGTCATGCGTGATGACGGGGGAAATCGCCCGGTAAGCCCTGTCCTGGACAAGCTCGCGGCCGCGCTTGGTCCATTCGACCTTGCCCCAGATCCCGTCGGCGCGCGATTGCAGCGCCACGATCCAGCCCACGGCTGGCGCAGGCGCCCCGGTTTTGGCCCCCTTGTCGGTGGCGTGGTTCTCGTCGATGGGAAGCTTTTCGCCTTCGGGGAGCGAGCGGGTGATCAGAGCGGCCTGATCGGCGAGCATGTAGGGGCCGCGCCGGTCATTCGTGTCGATCCGACCACCTGCGCCGGACGGGAGCAGATGCACCCAGTCCGGCGCGCCCGTGGCGGCGGTGACCGACAGATCGAGGGCAGACATCGCTGCGATGATGTTGGGCACAGTGTTCATGAGGCCCGTGATACCGCGCCAAAAGGGGCATTTCCGCCCCCAACACCTTGTGCAGCTTTCTAGTGGTAATCCGGCGGGACACGCCGCCTGCGGCCGGCCCCCGGCCCGTTATGCTTGATCCGCGCGGGCTCCGGCAGATCGAGCACAGCCCTTTTTACCGCATCGAGGGCGGCGGGCAAGCGCTCCGCCTTTCCGCTGGCGCAAGGATAGGTGAAGGTGTTCCAGTGCCAGCAGTCGGTCGGCCCACTTTGATAAAAGCACACCCGCGCAAGCGGTTCGCCACCTCGGTACCGGATGACGTAATCGCCCGGAGCGGTCTGCCCGCCGATGATGCAAGGGCTGTAGGTGAAATCCGACATGGGCGACAGGATGCCGTCATGCCTCGTCCACGTCCAGCCATTCCGCGACGGTCTCGAGGATATTGGCCTCGTCGCGCTCGGAGAGCCCGACCATCGGGCGGGCCGGGATATCGCCCCAGGGGATCGGACTGGTCTTCCCCGTCGCACCCGCTTTCTTTGTTTGACCGAATGCGCCTTTCTTGGCCCCGAACTGCATCACGGCCGCCTGGATGGCGTTGCTGCCGACCTCGACGTAATCGGGCCCGTATTGATGAAAGAAGCTCTGGCGCAGCGGCACGCCCGACGCGTTGGGCCCGAAGAGGGGCCGGCGGTCCACACGCTGGCCCCGCGCCTCATAGGCGGCGATGGTGGTGGCGGATTTCGGCGCCCAAGGATTGCCGTCCGGATCCACGCCTTGCTGGAAGCGCTCCTCGATGCCGGTGAGCTGCTGCTCACCGATCTCGTTCATCGCAAGCGACATGTCCCCCAGATGCGCCTCGAGCCGCGCCAGGGCATCGGTGACACTGTCTTCATTGATCTGAACCGAATACATCCCTATCTTCCTTCTGCGGCGCTATGAAAACACCGTCTCATACACGGCACGTTTTGGGCGTAGAGTGTCAGGGCGCCGCTTTTTCCTTACCGCACCGGCAACACCGTGATGGCAGCGTCTGCCCGTCATCCGAATAGACGTCCGAAAATGACCAGAACGCGAAATCCGGTCGATCAAGCCCCGGCCGGTTTCGCACCCTCTGGCACATAACGAACCTCAGCCACGCCCACCGCCCATACCAAAGCCGGACCGGTCGCCAAGCGAACCACCGAAACGGCGGGCCCACATGCACGCCGAACTCGTATTCCGGGTGAAAGCAAAGTCGCATCATCCTACCTCCGCTCGATCCACATGGTCACAAGGCTCAGCATCCGGCGTTTCGCACGGCGTTCGAAGACCATTTGAAACCGCTCCGACCCGACTGTTTTCGTCACCAGGACCCGCCCGTCATCGAGCGTGACCGCATCGCGCGTGTTCAGCATCGGGCCGATCCGGGCGTAATCCTCGGCCGTCACCGCCCGCTGACCGCGCGCCGTCTCGCGGGCCGCATCCCCATGCGAATTCAGCACATGCCGCACCGTGTCGTCCGACACGCTGAAATCGTATCCCGCCACATCGCCCAGACCGATCTCGGCCATGAGCCGCACCCAATCACTGTCGAGACGCCCCAAAGTCCAATAGGGCTGCGCCTTGGCCGACCCGGCGATATCCGTCCCGCGGCGCACGCCCAGCACGCGCTCGGCCCAGCGGCGGATCTCGGTCGCGAGCGTCGGGTGATCCCGGTATCCGCGGGAAAAGCCGTCCACCACGCCCTCCGGCAGATCCTCCATGAACGCCTTTTGCAGCTGATAGGGCCATTGGACCGTGCGCTGCGCCATCATCTGGACGGCCTGATCGGCGGTATCGCCGGGGCGGTAATCCCAGCCCTTGCCGATCCCGGGCGGCGTGCCGGTCTTCGGATCGATGCGGTTCCAATTGTCCGGGAGCGCCTTATCCGGATCGCCGCCCACCCGGCGCGCGCCCCGCTCGGTCCGCGCGCCGCGCACATAGCAGCCGCAGCCCCATTCGTTGGGCGGGTAATGCGTGGCCCAGAACGGGTGATCGGCCGGCAGGACGAGGCCATCCCAGCTCAGATGCAGAAGGCGCGGGTTCTCGGCGCCCGAATGGCGATAGACCCAGAAGCGGAATTGCCCGTCCCGGAGCTGGGCCAGTCGGCCAGCGGCCATCGAGGTACGCATATTGGTCTGATAGATGACGCGCATGCGCCAGTTCTCACCGCGTTCGGTGCCTTCGCCCGTCCAGCCGTGCCAGCCATGCTTTTCGACGATGGACCGGAAATCCTTTTTGAACGCCTCGAACCCGGTCCCTTCGGAGATCGCCCGATCCACCGCGGCACCGAGATCGGCCAGAAGATCCTGTTTCGTCGCCCCGGCCACCACGAAGGCCCGATCATGGGCGTTGCGATCGAGATCATCCCAGGCCGAGGTCGGGACGAGATTGCCGAGACGCGTGCGAAAGGCCGCGACCTGCTCCGGAAAGGGCCGTCTCAGCGTGGCGCGGACCGCCTCACTCACCGGCCTCGTCCTCGGTCAGCGTGCGCCCTGCAGCCTCGGCCGCGATCATCGCCTGGGCCATCTCTTCGGCGAGCCCCGCGATGCTCAGATCCGGCAGACCGGTGCTCAGCATCTCGCGAAACTCCTCCATCGATCCGGCGGCATCGAGCATCGCCTCGATGCGCCCCAGCATGTCGCCCACCTGACCCTGGGCCCGTTCGGCCAGCTGAGCGGTCAAAAGGGCGATTTCGCTCGGAGGCTCTGAGCGGCCCGCTGACGGGCTCTGGCTCATTTCGGCCACCCTGACACCTGAATTCCGCCAGTGGGTATTCAAACGGTATTCAATTTTGCTCCCAGAACCTATTTCGTCCCGCGCTTGGGGCTCCACCTGTTCCTGCGGCGGCTCCTGAGGCGTTTCGGGGGGATTTGGGGGCTTATCGCCCGCATGCGGCTGACCGAGATACCGCTCGCCCTCATCGGGCTCCGAGAGACCGTATTTCGAGCGGATCTCCTGCTCGCTCACCCGCATGTTCAGCTTCACCAGGACCGGCAAGGCGCTCGTGAGCTGCGCGAGATCCTCGGGCTCCGGTTCCTTGATGATGAGACGCGGGTAATTCTCGCGCGGCCCGTATTCCAGATCGACCCAAGGCCGGATCAGATCGCGGTTGAGGACCGCCTGCAGCGCCTGGGCATCTGCATCCTCGATATCCTTCTGGACCTGACGGTGTTCTTTCGAGACCGCATGCCCGCCGGAGATCGCATCCGTGGTGGTGGTCTGGCCCAGCACGGCCTTCGAGACCTGCTGATCGAGCCAGTCGGCGCGTTCCTTGTAATTGGAATGCGCCGTTCCGAGGTTTGCCGCCTCGATGAAGTCGATCGCCATGCTTTCGGGGATGATCGCCGCGCAATCGCCCGCGATGTTGGCCACGGCCTTGAAGAGGGTCTCCTTGTCTTCCTTGCTGGCCCCAGGCCCCCATTTGCCGACGCGCAGCGGCTGGGCGAAGGTCTGGGTAAAGATCGCCCAATCCCGCTCGGTGAACTTCTTGAAGAGATAGGCCCAGAAGACAGTGCGGGCGAGACCGCCGCGCAACGGCAGGCCGGATTTGGATTTCATGCTCGCATAGATGAATTTGAACGCCGGGAGCGCCGCCTCCTGCCCGTAATCGTCGAGCATCATCGGCGTCTTGAGATCGATCCGGTCAAAGCGGAACCAGCGCGGATCGCGATATTCGAGGCGCGCGGGCTGCCATTGGCCCATGGAGGTTTCCCAGATGATCTCGGTGAAGCTGTAGGATTTGCCCACGGCATCCAGGATATCGAAGAGCTCCATCTTCAGCTCGTCGCGCTCGAGCCACGTCTCCACGCGCTCGGCGATCTCCACATCGAGCGGATCGTCGGAGCCCGGCTTCACGGTGATCGGGATTTGGGTCACCGAGCGCCGGCGCGTGCCCAGCACGCCCACGTAATGCAGATCGCGCTCTTCGATGGTCTCGGCCAGCTCCAGATATTGCACCGGATCGCCGTGATCGGCCGCACGCAGGATCTGGCTGAGCCGCGGCGGGTCGAGCCCGTCGCCCGGATAGCCGGAGATCGGCGAGCGGATGCCGGTCAGTGTGGGCATCGCCACTTCGCTTTTGAGCTCAGCCCGCCGAACCGGTCGGCCGAGATGGTCGAGGAGTTGTGCTGTCCGGGCCATCCTGGCCTCCCTTTCAAGCGTCCCGATTTGTAAGGTTCGGGGTCAGTGCAGTTTCAGCGCGGCCTTGGCGGCCTCATGCGGCGACAGAACCTCCGGCCCGAAAACCGGCGTGATCCGCCAGCCTCCGCGGGCCTGGGTCAGGTGCCATCCGACCTGTCCCGGCTGCATCGCGTTCCAGTCCTGCGCCAGCACCTCCGGCATGCGCTCTGTCTTTGTCGTTCTCTTGGCCATCCTCTCCCCTTTCCCTCAGAGAAGAGGCGGCGCGTGATATCTTCGGCCGAAGCCCCATGGGTTATTCCGTCAGCCCCTTGACCGCCCACATCACCGCCTCTTCGATCTTCGTCCGGGAGATAGAGAGCGCGCGGCCCTGGGGTAAACGGTCACAAAGGTCGAGGAAGGCCTGTCCAATGTCCTTGATCTCATCCATTTGGCGCTTCTCGCTATCCGAAAGGACACGGTAGCTATGCCGAAGCGTGTTCTTCGTGCGGGCGTCGTCGGTGGCGGCGATGGTTTCCGCCTTGCCGGGCTTTGGTGTTTTGGTCATCGGTTTGTCGAATTCCTCTTGCATCGCCATCAGAATGCCGGCGGCGACCTGTCCGATCTCGGCGGGCGAGAATTTCCAGCCATTTGCCTCGAGCTTTCGGTGCGCCAGCTCCAGCGCCTTCGCTTTCAAGACCTCTTCCATGCCTGTGCCTCCCATCACGTGAACCCCCGCATCCCGCCGCCCAGAGGCGGGCGGTACCAGGGGCGGTCCGTATCGCCCTGCGCGCCGAACGGATCCGAGGATCTGGAATTGTGTCCGATGCCGCCCACCGGCTCATACGCATATTCCGACCAGGGCATCCGGCTGGCGTAATCGGCGAGTGCCAGCGCGATCGCATAGTCGCCGTGGCGCTTCATGCCTTTCTTGCCGATCTGATCCTGGCGCAGATCCGGCACACGCGGGATGCCCCGCACCACTTTCACCGCCCGCAGATCCGCAAGATGATCGGCATCGGCCGCAATCAGGATGTTGCCATCCTCGAATTCCGTTTTCAGGGGCGGCATGTTCACCCGGTACCAGTCCTGGGAGAACTTGATCGCCATGATCAGGCCGGGACCGTCCTCGACCTCCCGCAGCCCGAATTTCCGGCCCATATCCTCCGCCACGGTCCAGCCCATGCCGGTCGCGTCGAACGCGGCGTTCACAAGGGTCGTTTTGACCCGTTCGAGGATCCGGCCGATGATCATCTTCTGCTCGTCGCCCGGCACGTTGCGCATCTCCACGCAAAGCGCCTGGCGCTTACGCAGGTTCTGCTCGATGGCGAGCAGAGCGAAGACCGACAGATCCGCCACCCGCCCGAAATCGAACCCTCCCGCATAGCGCAGGGTGAGATCGAGGCCATCGAGGGCTTCGTCCAGCTCTTCGAGGAAATCCTCGAGCAGCGCCTCTTGCTGGCGGGTATTCATCTGGAGATAGGTATCTGGCAGCTCGAGCCGTAGGATCGGGGTCTCCTCGGTCATCCGTGACTGGATGAGCGGGCCGGAGAGCCACGAGCCGGAGCTTTGCGACGCGATGCAGAAGAGCTCCTCGTCGGCCCCGTCGCGGTAGAAGTTGATCAGGCTCTGGCGCCACGCGGCCTCGCCCTCGGCCGTCCACTCCTCGCCCTTCACCAGGCAAATGCGCTGGTAGAGGCCGTCAGTCAGGGCCTCGTCGAGATCGACGCGGAGATGCTCGTAATCGACCCGGCCCCCGAGAATGTCCTGGATCTGCTGGTTGAAGACGTTGTCGGCCCCGTCATGGGTGGAACACACGACCACCTGACCGCCCCAGATCAGGAAGGCCATCGCGGCCTTGATCAGCTCCTCGAGGCTATCGACGAAGGCCGCCTCGTCGATGATGACAAGCCCTTCCTTACCGCGCAGCGACCGTGGGGCCGAGCTGAGCGCGATGATCTCGAACCCGGAGGCAAAGCCGATGCGGAAGGCCTTGATCGACCGGTCCCCGTTCTCGTCCCGATCCGCGAAGATCGTCTCCTCGGTCTCGCTGGCGGCTTCGTTGAAAGCGCGGGCCCACATCGCGCAGGCGTCGATGAACTCGCGGGTCATCTCCTGGGAATAGGAGATATACATCGCATCCATGCCGCGGGCGGATTTCTTGCGGGCGGCCTTGAGGACGGCATAGGCCGCCAGCGCCCAGGTCATGCCGATCCGGCGGGATTTCTCGACAAAGAGCACCTGCGTCGAGACGGTATCGAGCAGCCCGACCGCCTTGGCCTGATAGGGCAGGAGCACCTGGGGCAATCCGACCTCCTCGACGATATCGTCGATGGCGTTGGTCGCCTCCTGGCGCATGCGCGCCCATTCTTTTTGCGTGATGGGGGCGGTCATGGCGCAAACCCCATCAAGCTCTCCTCGATCGCGGCCTGTTTGCAGCGCTCCCACATCCGATGTGCCAGGGCATGCCACCTCGGATCCCGCTTCGCGCGCCGGCGATATCGAAACATCCTCTGCCGTAACCTCTTCGGAACCGCAGACCAGTGCTTGCCGCAGATCCACTCACCAAACGCGCGACCAGTCGTGCGCTTGCAGCCAGGACAAAGACAGGTAAGGCGTGTCACCCGATGGCCTCCCGTTCCCAACGCTCGTGCGCCTCTTCGGCCTCACGCTCCAGCTGCGCCTTGACGTCCATGAGATCGCGGATCGCCTGCGCGCCCCGGCGCATGGCCATCGCGTCATTCTTGAAATGCGTGCGCTCCATCAGCTTTGCGCGGGCCTCGAGGTCGTTTGCGATTTCAGCAGGGGTGGCCATCAGCTACGCGCCTCCTTCTCCATATCCGCGCGGATCTCGATCACGAGACGGGAGATCGGCCCACGGGTCATCCCCAGGCGCGCCGCGACCTGGTCTTGCGTGAAGCCGAGATCAAGCAGCTTCAGCGCCCTCAGCATGCGTTCGTCGCGCTGCCGTGCTGTCATCCGCATGGTCATCGCGACGCCTCCGCCCAGGATTGCGCATGCCGGGTGCGCAGACTGTCATCGTCGCGGCGACCCAGAAGGTCCGGGCAGAAATCATCCTTCCCCAGCCGCCAGAGATGGCGGGCTACGGTATTGCGGACGATCTGGTCATCGGCCGGATAGACCTCGATGGCGCGGGCCTTCGATCCCCAGGCCAGCGTCTTGATCGCCTGCAGCTGATCCCAGGTGATGGTACCGTCATGCTCCACCCAGAGATGGCCGAGATCGAGATCGACGGTGACCGGCCATCCATAGGCCTCGAAATGCTCGAAACGCGGTTCGGTCATGACCCCTCCCAATAGCCGTCCTTCAGGACGCCGGTCCAATCGCCGTGGATCGTGATCTCCGGATGAAGGGTTGGCTCGGTAACAGAGCCGTTCCAGAACCAGGCCGGACGTAGTTGGGTCGGGCGGTGCTGCATCCCGACCACGAGATCGCTGGTGAGGTCGCGGCCGCTCGGGCAGAAGAACCGCAACCGGTAGAGATCCGGCTCCTCCATCGGTTCGATCACGAAGCTGCCGGGCACGGCCGCCTCGCGCCAGCGATCGACATCCTGGTGATAGAGCGCGCGCACGGGATCGCTCATGGCTGCACCCCCAGGATCTGCGCCTTGATCTGCTCGCTCTTCTCGGCCGAGAGGCCCGCATCGCCGACGGCCTTCGCGGCCACATCCGCCGCCTTTTCCTTGATCTCGCGTGCGAGACGCGTGCGCTCGTCTTCCAGCAGTTTCTCGCGGATCCCGGCCGAGCTCATGAGATCCTTCAGCATGCGGCCGAGGCTCATGAGATCCTTGGGCTCGAGATGCGCGTCCTTCTCCCGCACCGCCTTCATCATCTGCGCAGCCGACGTGGCGATCATATGCAAGAGCATGCGGTGCAGATCGCTTTCCGCCTCCACATCCATCTCGCCCAGCAGCGTCTCGGCCATCGAGAAGGCCTCGCGCTGATCCTTCAGGAGCTTCGAGAACTCGCCCACGGCCGATTTGCCGACGGTGAGCTGCAGCCCGTCCTCTTCCAGACGGAAGTTCAGCGCCTCGGTCACCTCAACGATATCCGCGAACCCGCGCGCCTGGAGCTCCTCGGCGAGCCATTGGCGCACCTCCAGCGGGATCAGGTCGAGCTTGCGGGGCGGGGGCATCAGAGGCCTCCGTCCGGATCCAGCACGCCGCGGACCATGCGCACACCCTGAACGACCTCCTTGCCGTCCGGCATCAGCACGGCAAGCTCCATGCTACCGAGCGTCTCCAGCCGTGCCAGATCGTTCTCCTGCAGCCACACGACGGCATTCTTCACCTGATCGATGTTCGAGGGAATGCCCTGGGCGGTGCAGCCGATCTTCAGGTATTCGAGCGAGAGCTGCCCGCCCGGCGCTTCCTTGAGGTGCTTCAGGATGGCGCCGCGGCGCTTTTCGGCTTCGACCTGCTCGACGGGCCAGTTTTTCATATCAGTCTCCTTTCTTCTCGCCGGCGCGCAGGGCGGCTTTGTAGAGGGTGTCCATACCCCGGTTCAGCGCATCCATGGATCCGCGCATCTGCGATAGCTCGCTCTGGATCGGCATCAGATCCTCCTGGCGGGCGACGGTCTCGATCGAGCGCTCGACATTGGCCATGCGGGAGCCCAGCTGATGCATATCGCGCCGGAACCCCTTGTGGTCGCCTTCGAGCGAGGTCATGCGGCTCAGCATCTCGCGCCGCGTCGGTTCCTCGCGCAGGATGACGTCGGTGGAGACCGCGCGGATCCGTCGGTGGATCCAGTAGATCAGCCCGCCCAGACCGCTGAACACGGTGATGATCAGGCCGATGAGCATGTTGATGCCCTGCAGATACTCCCACATCAGTAAAGCCACCATCCGATCGCGCACCACAAAGAGATGAAGAGGGTCATTTCGCCGGCGATGCGGGTCCAGAAGATCCACCTCGCGCGCCCGACCGTCTCGGCCAGCATCACGGGGACGTTCATCGCGTAGACGGTCACCGCAACCATCACCGACAGAAACGTCGGGACAGGATGCATCATCCAGAGATCCGCCCCCTGATGCGCCAGGAACCGCGCGGCGGCATAGTAGCCGCGCTCCAGAACCAGGGCCAGCGTGAAGATTGTGATCGCGGGAATGAGCTCCTGCCAGTCCATCTGGCTTCTGCGCTCGGCCGAGACCAGCATCCGGCCGTAGCGAAAGAGCATGAGCATCAGAAGTGTGATCAAGACCGAATGGCTGGCCAGCGTATATCCGTTCTCTCCGAGGCCCATCAGACCTTGCCCCTCGTCGCGGCAAAGACGCTCTTGACGGTGTGCCCACCCATATAGAGCGACATGAAGAGCGCGGTCAGACCGAGGAGCACCTCGGTCGGCATCGGGGGCAGGGCCCATTTGAGGATGGCGTTGGTCAGATGCAGCGCGACCACGTTCCAGAACCACAGGAAGGCGAGGAAGAACATCCAGAGCGGGCGCCATGTCCAGGCCCAGCCGGGTTTCTCCATCTCGAGCTTCATCAGCGCCATGCGGTGCTCGAGCTCGGATGTATGCAGCGCGATCATCTCCGGCGCCATGGTCTCCACATCCGCGATCGCCGCCTCCACCGTCTGCGGATGCGTGCGGGCGAATTCATCGAGCTCGGCCGGGATCACGCCGGACCGCTCGGCGATCTCTGTGACCACGCTGGAGACGAGCTCGGCATTCGCGCCGCCGAGCTTGTTGGCCAGCACCTTCTTGACCAGCGGCGCCCCGACGCTCGCGGCCAGGGAAATTA encodes:
- a CDS encoding DUF6527 family protein encodes the protein MSDPVRALYHQDVDRWREAAVPGSFVIEPMEEPDLYRLRFFCPSGRDLTSDLVVGMQHRPTQLRPAWFWNGSVTEPTLHPEITIHGDWTGVLKDGYWEGS
- a CDS encoding terminase large subunit domain-containing protein translates to MTAPITQKEWARMRQEATNAIDDIVEEVGLPQVLLPYQAKAVGLLDTVSTQVLFVEKSRRIGMTWALAAYAVLKAARKKSARGMDAMYISYSQEMTREFIDACAMWARAFNEAASETEETIFADRDENGDRSIKAFRIGFASGFEIIALSSAPRSLRGKEGLVIIDEAAFVDSLEELIKAAMAFLIWGGQVVVCSTHDGADNVFNQQIQDILGGRVDYEHLRVDLDEALTDGLYQRICLVKGEEWTAEGEAAWRQSLINFYRDGADEELFCIASQSSGSWLSGPLIQSRMTEETPILRLELPDTYLQMNTRQQEALLEDFLEELDEALDGLDLTLRYAGGFDFGRVADLSVFALLAIEQNLRKRQALCVEMRNVPGDEQKMIIGRILERVKTTLVNAAFDATGMGWTVAEDMGRKFGLREVEDGPGLIMAIKFSQDWYRVNMPPLKTEFEDGNILIAADADHLADLRAVKVVRGIPRVPDLRQDQIGKKGMKRHGDYAIALALADYASRMPWSEYAYEPVGGIGHNSRSSDPFGAQGDTDRPWYRPPLGGGMRGFT
- a CDS encoding phage protein Gp27 family protein, giving the protein MPPPRKLDLIPLEVRQWLAEELQARGFADIVEVTEALNFRLEEDGLQLTVGKSAVGEFSKLLKDQREAFSMAETLLGEMDVEAESDLHRMLLHMIATSAAQMMKAVREKDAHLEPKDLMSLGRMLKDLMSSAGIREKLLEDERTRLAREIKEKAADVAAKAVGDAGLSAEKSEQIKAQILGVQP